The proteins below come from a single Malus sylvestris chromosome 3, drMalSylv7.2, whole genome shotgun sequence genomic window:
- the LOC126616160 gene encoding chitinase 2-like, with protein MAVPKLKLVIALFFLQALLTSHTQAGPANSDLFREYIGAEFNNVKFSDVPINPNVELHFILSFAIDYDPSGSSPTNGKFNVFWDSDNLSPSQVSSIKNQHSNVKVALSLGGDSVGSGSAYFNPSSIDSWVSNAVSSLTSIIQQYNLDGIDIDYEHFQADPDTFSECIGRLITTLKNNGVISFASIAPFDDDQVQSHYLALWKSYGHLIDYVNFQFYAYDQGTTVSQFINYFNTQSSNYNGGQVLASFISDGSGGLSPENGFFKACHRLKSEGKLGGIFVWSADDSMKLGFRYEKQSQALLANN; from the coding sequence ATGGCAGTTCCAAAGCTTAAGCTCGTCATCGCccttttcttccttcaagccCTCCTCACATCCCATACCCAAGCCGGTCCGGCAAACTCCGATCTCTTTCGAGAATACATAGGAGCCGAATTCAACAACGTCAAGTTTTCGGATGTCCCCATAAACCCTAATGTCGAACTCCACTTCATCCTCTCCTTTGCCATAGACTATGACCCCTCAGGCTCCTCTCCCACCAACGGCAAATTCAATGTCTTTTGGGACTCCGACAACCTTAGCCCTTCCCAAGTTTCCTCCATAAAAAACCAACATTCTAACGTTAAAGTGGCCTTGAGCTTAGGAGGAGACAGTGTCGGCAGTGGCTCTGCCTACTTCAACCCTTCCTCGATTGATTCCTGGGTTTCAAATGCTGTTTCTTCACTCACAAGCATCATCCAGCAGTACAACTTGGACGGAATCGACATTGATTACGAGCACTTTCAAGCGGACCCCGATACATTTTCCGAGTGCATTGGAAGGCTTATAACAACCCTAAAGAACAATGGAGTCATCTCATTTGCTTCCATTGCTCCGTTTGATGATGATCAAGTTCAGAGCCACTACTTGGCCTTGTGGAAGAGCTATGGCCATTTGATTGACTATGTCAACTTCCAATTTTATGCATACGATCAGGGCACCACGGTGTCTCAGTTCATCAATTATTTCAACACTCAGAGCTCCAATTACAACGGCGGACAGGTCTTGGCAAGCTTTATCAGTGACGGGAGCGGCGGATTGTCCCCGGAGAACGGTTTTTTTAAAGCCTGCCATAGGCTCAAGAGTGAGGGCAAACTTGGTGGTATCTTTGTTTGGTCTGCTGATGATTCCATGAAACTTGGTTTCCGCTACGAAAAGCAATCGCAAGCTCTCTTGGCCAATAACTAG